AGTGGGTCCCGGGAGTGATGGGGTTAAGGGGAGTGTCCACGGCCCAGTTCACACAAAGTAGGTCACCCTGTTGCGCACACACCTAGACTATCTCGGGTATGTGAGATATCAGCTGGTCAAACTAATGGGCTCATCCTGTCTTTCTAGGTGGTTTCATCAGTTTCAATGGCTCTTGGAGGGTCCAGGGAATCCTGGCCATGTCTCGGTCCCTGGGAGATTATCCGCTGAAAAATCTCAACGTGGTCATCCCAGACCCAGACATCCTGACCTTTGACTTGGACAAGCTTCAGCCTGAGTTCATGATCTTGGCATCAGATGGCCTCTGGGATGCTTTCAGCAATGAAGAAGCAGTTCGATTCATCAAGGAGCGCTTGGATGAACCTCACTTTGGGGCCAAGAGCATAGTTTTACAGTCATTTTACAGAGGCTGCCCTGACAATATAACAGTCATGGTGGTGAAGTTCAGGAATAGCAGCAAAACAGAAGAGCAGTGAACCCTTCAGGGGTCTCAGCTGCCTTAGACTAAAGGACTTGCAACACACTGGTCTCTTTTAATTTAGTGAAAAGTGTGGGAGTTGTAATTAGGATCATCCATCCCAGACATGGAATCCCCCCTCCCTGGTGGTCTTAGGTCTATAAGCAGTGAGGAACAGAGGGTGCCCTTGGCCAATGTAGTTAAGAAgctggaaaatggtttcttcgtGTTTTCCCGACTCTTTCATCCAgtgtcaaaaatatataaataaatagctatAGAGTCACGTATATGAAGTGAATAGCATATGTGCCATTTAGTCTCCCTCAAGATTCTTTTCAAGATCCTGTTCAGGGTCCTCCAGGCATCAGCTGTTG
This sequence is a window from Macaca fascicularis isolate 582-1 chromosome 2, T2T-MFA8v1.1. Protein-coding genes within it:
- the PPM1L gene encoding protein phosphatase 1L isoform X4 translates to MLEKLTVSYDEAGTTCLIALLSDKDLTVANVGDSRGVLCDKDGNAIPLSHDHKPYQLKERKRIKRAGGFISFNGSWRVQGILAMSRSLGDYPLKNLNVVIPDPDILTFDLDKLQPEFMILASDGLWDAFSNEEAVRFIKERLDEPHFGAKSIVLQSFYRGCPDNITVMVVKFRNSSKTEEQ